Proteins co-encoded in one Dyella japonica A8 genomic window:
- a CDS encoding proline--tRNA ligase, translating to MRLSQFHLATVKEVPADAEIASHRLMLRTGMIRKLASGLYTWSPLGLRVLRKVEGVVREEMDRAGAVELLMPTIQPKELWEESGRWAKFGPQLLKIKDRKEQDFCYAPTAEEVITDYARNELKSYKQLPVNFYQIQTKFRDEIRPRFGVMRAREFLMKDAYSFHLSPESLQQTYDAMYQAYTRIFTRLGLKFRAVQADTGAIGGNASHEFQVLADSGEDALIFSDGSDYAANIEKAEALAPTATRPAPTAALTRVDTPTQKTIDDVAAFLKVTPQQCVKTILVRGNEGLVALCVRGDHEVNEVKAGKLAGMPGESVLATEEEILAVTGARPGFIGPAGLPAEIPVIVDRDAAVLADFVCGGNQDGTHYTGANWGRDARVTRVEDIRKVVAGDPSPDGKGTLQIARGIEVGHVFQLGNKYAEALKATVLDENGKAQVMMMGCYGIGVSRIVAAAIEQRHDEAGIIWPEPMAPWRVAVCVINPKNAPEIAQAAESLYRTLQARGIEAVLDDRGLRPGAMFADMELIGIPHRVVVSERGLAAGTLEYRARHEAEARAVTQDELFALLG from the coding sequence ATGCGCCTCAGCCAATTCCACCTGGCCACCGTCAAGGAAGTTCCTGCCGACGCCGAAATCGCCAGCCATCGCCTGATGCTGCGTACCGGCATGATCCGCAAGCTCGCCTCCGGCCTGTACACCTGGTCGCCGCTGGGCCTGCGCGTGCTGCGCAAGGTGGAAGGCGTCGTGCGCGAAGAGATGGACCGCGCCGGTGCGGTGGAGCTGCTGATGCCGACCATCCAGCCCAAGGAGCTGTGGGAGGAAAGCGGGCGCTGGGCCAAGTTCGGCCCGCAGCTGCTGAAGATCAAGGACCGCAAGGAACAGGACTTCTGCTACGCCCCCACGGCCGAGGAAGTGATCACCGACTACGCGCGCAACGAGCTGAAGAGCTACAAGCAGCTGCCGGTGAACTTCTACCAGATCCAGACCAAGTTCCGCGACGAGATCCGCCCGCGCTTCGGCGTGATGCGCGCGCGCGAGTTCCTGATGAAGGACGCCTACTCCTTTCATCTCTCGCCCGAATCGCTGCAGCAGACCTATGACGCCATGTACCAGGCGTATACGCGCATCTTCACCCGCCTGGGCCTGAAGTTCCGCGCCGTACAGGCCGACACCGGCGCCATCGGCGGCAACGCCAGCCACGAGTTCCAGGTGCTGGCCGATTCGGGCGAGGACGCGCTGATCTTCTCCGACGGCTCCGACTACGCCGCCAATATCGAAAAGGCCGAGGCGCTGGCACCCACCGCCACGCGCCCCGCCCCCACCGCCGCGCTGACGCGCGTGGACACGCCCACCCAGAAGACCATCGACGACGTCGCTGCCTTCCTCAAGGTCACGCCGCAGCAGTGCGTGAAGACCATCCTGGTCCGCGGCAACGAGGGCCTGGTGGCCCTGTGCGTGCGCGGCGACCACGAAGTGAACGAAGTGAAGGCCGGCAAGCTGGCCGGCATGCCGGGCGAGTCCGTGCTGGCTACCGAAGAAGAGATCCTCGCGGTCACCGGTGCCCGCCCGGGCTTCATCGGTCCGGCCGGCCTGCCCGCCGAGATCCCCGTGATCGTCGACCGTGACGCGGCTGTGCTGGCCGACTTTGTCTGCGGCGGCAACCAGGACGGCACCCATTACACCGGCGCCAACTGGGGCCGCGATGCCCGCGTCACCCGCGTGGAAGACATCCGCAAGGTCGTTGCCGGCGATCCCTCGCCGGATGGCAAGGGCACCCTGCAGATCGCGCGTGGCATCGAAGTGGGCCACGTGTTCCAGCTCGGCAACAAGTACGCCGAGGCGCTCAAGGCCACCGTGCTCGACGAGAACGGCAAGGCCCAGGTGATGATGATGGGCTGCTATGGCATCGGCGTCAGCCGCATCGTGGCCGCCGCCATCGAACAGCGCCACGACGAAGCCGGCATCATCTGGCCCGAACCGATGGCTCCCTGGCGCGTGGCCGTGTGCGTGATCAACCCCAAGAACGCTCCGGAGATCGCCCAGGCCGCCGAGTCGCTCTACCGGACGCTGCAGGCCCGCGGCATCGAAGCTGTGCTGGACGATCGCGGCCTGCGCCCCGGCGCCATGTTTGCGGACATGGAGCTGATCGGCATTCCGCATCGCGTGGTGGTCAGCGAACGCGGCCTTGCCGCTGGCACGCTGGAATACCGCGCACGCCATGAGGCCGAAGCCCGCGCCGTGACCCAGGACGAGCTGTTCGCCTTGCTTGGCTGA
- a CDS encoding H-NS family nucleoid-associated regulatory protein, with amino-acid sequence MAVDIKNLNHNQLNDLISKAQARQNELRKEKVSKLREKIHALIKAEGYSFEDIFGGARGAKPRRSGGTVAPKYRNPANPEQVWSGRGKRPRWFNDALKAGKKEKDLAI; translated from the coding sequence ATGGCAGTGGATATCAAGAATCTCAACCATAATCAGCTCAACGACCTGATCAGCAAGGCGCAGGCGCGCCAGAATGAATTGCGCAAGGAAAAGGTTTCCAAGCTGCGCGAGAAAATCCACGCACTGATCAAGGCTGAGGGTTATTCGTTCGAAGACATTTTTGGCGGCGCCCGTGGTGCCAAGCCGCGCCGCAGCGGCGGCACGGTGGCCCCGAAATATCGCAACCCCGCCAATCCAGAGCAGGTGTGGTCCGGTCGCGGCAAGCGCCCGCGCTGGTTCAACGATGCGCTGAAGGCCGGCAAGAAAGAAAAGGATCTGGCGATCTGA
- a CDS encoding threonine/serine ThrE exporter family protein translates to MNPPIVLTPLAMAPLNTRIAFLLELARRLHQYGTAAPRLEGAIGGAAQRLGLVADVWSSPTAIIISFTDLTQGEDEVAQVTQVMRLAPGDVNLARLSDADAIADKVIAGDIDLREGFRQLRELGRPDTRRAQAGVIASYGLAAASVVALLLHSSWADLVTAALIGLIIGTITVLSATRPRLAVASEAISALVATTIAIVVSQFVVPLAIKSVILAGLIVLMPGMALTTAVREISSQHLVAGVARMGGAIATLIKLTFGTVAATTLCTAFGVEGRDYALPPLPSWTDYPALIVGAFAFAISFRAARRDWLVVMAAVVVGYLSTRWGGALAGKLPAAPFGVFLGGLMLSSLANLYARFVHRPGAIIREPGIILLVPGSTGFRSVSYLLERDTTLGMDSTLLLVTLLIALVAGLLFGDLLIAPRRSL, encoded by the coding sequence ATGAACCCACCCATTGTCCTCACGCCACTGGCGATGGCGCCGCTCAACACCCGCATCGCGTTCCTGCTGGAACTGGCGCGCCGCCTGCACCAGTACGGCACGGCCGCGCCGCGCCTGGAAGGCGCGATCGGTGGGGCCGCGCAGCGCCTGGGGCTGGTGGCGGATGTGTGGTCCAGCCCCACGGCCATCATCATCTCGTTCACCGACCTCACCCAGGGCGAGGACGAGGTGGCACAGGTCACGCAGGTGATGCGCCTGGCGCCGGGGGACGTGAACCTCGCGCGCCTGAGCGATGCGGATGCCATCGCCGACAAGGTCATTGCCGGCGATATCGATCTGCGCGAAGGGTTTCGCCAGTTGCGCGAGCTGGGGCGTCCGGATACGCGCCGTGCACAGGCGGGAGTGATCGCGAGCTATGGGCTGGCGGCGGCGAGCGTGGTGGCCCTGCTGCTGCATAGCTCGTGGGCGGATCTCGTCACGGCGGCGCTGATCGGCCTCATCATCGGCACGATCACGGTGCTTTCGGCCACGCGCCCTCGGCTCGCGGTGGCCAGCGAGGCGATCAGTGCGCTGGTGGCCACCACCATTGCCATTGTGGTCAGCCAGTTCGTGGTGCCGCTGGCGATCAAGTCGGTGATCCTGGCGGGGCTGATCGTGCTCATGCCCGGCATGGCCCTCACCACGGCGGTGCGCGAGATCTCCAGCCAGCATCTGGTGGCCGGTGTGGCGCGCATGGGCGGTGCCATCGCCACGTTGATCAAGCTCACCTTCGGCACGGTGGCTGCCACCACGCTCTGCACGGCATTCGGTGTCGAAGGGCGCGACTATGCGCTGCCGCCGTTGCCGTCGTGGACGGACTATCCCGCGCTGATCGTCGGCGCCTTTGCCTTCGCCATCTCCTTCCGGGCGGCGCGGCGCGACTGGCTGGTGGTGATGGCCGCCGTGGTGGTGGGGTATCTCTCGACCCGTTGGGGCGGCGCCCTCGCGGGGAAGCTGCCGGCGGCGCCGTTCGGCGTGTTCCTGGGTGGCTTGATGCTGAGCAGCCTCGCCAACCTGTATGCGCGCTTCGTGCATCGGCCGGGGGCCATCATCCGGGAGCCGGGCATCATCCTGCTGGTGCCCGGCAGCACGGGCTTCCGCAGCGTGTCGTACCTGCTTGAGCGCGACACCACGCTGGGCATGGACAGCACCTTGCTGCTGGTCACCCTGTTGATTGCGCTGGTGGCGGGCTTGCTGTTTGGCGACCTGCTCATCGCACCACGACGCTCGCTGTAG
- a CDS encoding NfeD family protein, whose translation MEQIALHYLWWILALVLIAIEVILPGYFMLWIGIAAGVTGLVVLVAPGMSMLAQALVFAVLAFLSCAAYWYVLRPRLMRDEPGDALLNRRGEQKIGQRYVLAEAIVHGRGKAKVGDSLWLVRGPDLPVGSTVEVVGVDGTTLVVRAVE comes from the coding sequence ATGGAACAGATCGCGCTGCATTACCTGTGGTGGATCCTCGCGCTGGTGTTGATTGCCATCGAGGTGATCCTGCCCGGCTATTTCATGCTGTGGATAGGCATTGCCGCCGGCGTCACCGGACTGGTGGTGCTGGTTGCGCCGGGCATGTCGATGCTGGCGCAGGCGCTGGTGTTCGCGGTGCTGGCGTTCTTGTCGTGCGCGGCCTATTGGTACGTGTTGCGTCCGCGCCTGATGCGGGATGAGCCGGGAGATGCGCTACTCAACCGGCGTGGCGAGCAGAAGATCGGGCAGCGGTATGTGCTGGCCGAGGCGATTGTTCATGGGCGCGGCAAGGCGAAGGTGGGCGATAGCCTCTGGTTGGTGCGTGGACCGGATTTGCCTGTGGGGAGCACGGTTGAGGTGGTCGGGGTGGATGGGACGACGCTGGTGGTGAGGGCGGTGGAGTAG
- a CDS encoding SPFH domain-containing protein, with protein MGQLFALVVIVVAIIVLAKLVRIVPQGFEWTVERFGRYTRTLTPGLHFLMPFIYGIGRKMNMMEQVLDVPSQDVITKDNAVVRVDGVVFYQVLDAAKAAYEVANLEQAALALVMTNIRTVLGSMDLDESLSQRDAINAKLLTVVDEATHPWGVKVNRIEIKDIAPPRDLVDSMARQMKAEREKRANILEAEGLRQAAVLKADGEKQSAILAAEGKKEAAFREAEARIRLAEAEAEATKMVSEAIANGNVNALNYFVANKYVEALKEMAHSPNQKTLLLPVEATGILGSLAGIAELAKDSLSQQQATNTGRRTPPAMS; from the coding sequence ATGGGACAGCTGTTTGCATTGGTGGTGATCGTGGTCGCGATCATCGTGCTCGCCAAGCTGGTGCGCATCGTGCCGCAGGGCTTCGAATGGACCGTGGAGCGCTTCGGGCGCTATACACGCACACTCACGCCGGGCCTGCATTTCCTGATGCCCTTCATCTACGGCATTGGCCGCAAGATGAACATGATGGAGCAGGTGCTCGACGTGCCTTCGCAGGACGTCATCACCAAGGACAACGCCGTGGTGCGCGTCGATGGCGTGGTGTTCTACCAAGTGCTGGATGCCGCCAAGGCCGCCTATGAAGTGGCCAATCTGGAACAGGCCGCACTGGCCCTGGTGATGACCAATATCCGCACCGTGCTCGGTTCGATGGACCTGGACGAATCGCTCAGCCAGCGCGATGCCATCAATGCCAAGCTGCTCACCGTGGTGGATGAAGCCACCCATCCGTGGGGCGTCAAGGTCAACCGCATCGAGATCAAGGACATCGCGCCGCCGCGCGACCTCGTCGATTCCATGGCCCGCCAGATGAAGGCCGAGCGCGAGAAGCGCGCCAACATCCTGGAGGCCGAAGGCCTGCGCCAGGCCGCCGTGCTGAAGGCGGACGGCGAGAAGCAGTCCGCCATCCTGGCCGCCGAGGGCAAGAAGGAAGCGGCCTTCCGCGAGGCCGAGGCGCGCATCCGCCTTGCCGAGGCGGAAGCCGAAGCGACCAAGATGGTGTCCGAGGCCATCGCCAACGGCAACGTCAACGCGTTGAATTACTTCGTCGCCAACAAGTACGTCGAAGCGCTGAAGGAGATGGCGCATTCACCGAATCAGAAGACCCTGCTGCTGCCGGTGGAGGCGACCGGCATCCTCGGTTCGCTGGCCGGCATCGCCGAGCTGGCCAAGGATTCGCTGAGCCAGCAGCAGGCGACGAACACCGGCCGCCGTACGCCGCCGGCGATGAGCTGA
- a CDS encoding sensor histidine kinase, with product MRLGLRSLESRMVMLLGFAGVSGALIYAGVSQWPLPQILVWMRQEGIDLGTPAHFGFYGGILVSMAFLLPLSLWLGHRVMSPVTRLLRALEGAVASYRDGDFSFSIAATRRDELGELIRMHNALGQTLREQRQNLTQRELLLDTVVQNTPVALVLTDASGRVTYANIAARHLFNDGRTLHGLNFAELISDSPEALRRAVEGGEDALLTVEMDGGEETFHLSQRNFRLQGRPHRLQLFRRMTRELSRQEVATWKRVIRVISHELNNSLAPISSLAHSGAELARRGDTARLPGVFATIGERARHLHGFIAGYASFAKLPAPQPSSIDWKPFLENLSLHCKFQLRGSLPEQPGWFDAAQIEQVLINLVKNAHESGGAEDEVSISLTVVSRDVRIEVADRGPGMSETVLAQALLPFYSTKRSGTGLGLALAREIAEAHGGRIALANREEGGLRVSLLLPLGPRADR from the coding sequence ATGCGACTGGGCTTGCGTTCGCTCGAGTCGCGCATGGTGATGCTGCTGGGCTTTGCCGGCGTATCGGGTGCGCTCATCTATGCCGGCGTGTCCCAGTGGCCGCTGCCACAGATCCTGGTGTGGATGCGGCAAGAAGGCATCGATCTGGGAACACCGGCGCATTTCGGTTTCTATGGCGGCATCCTCGTGTCGATGGCCTTCCTGCTGCCGCTTTCGCTGTGGCTGGGCCATCGCGTGATGTCGCCGGTCACCCGGCTGCTGCGCGCGCTTGAGGGCGCCGTGGCCAGCTATCGCGACGGCGACTTCAGCTTCTCCATCGCCGCGACGCGTCGCGACGAACTGGGCGAGTTGATCCGCATGCACAACGCACTGGGCCAGACGCTGCGCGAGCAGCGCCAGAACCTCACCCAGCGCGAACTGCTGCTCGATACGGTGGTGCAGAACACGCCGGTGGCATTGGTGCTCACCGATGCGAGCGGCCGCGTGACCTACGCCAACATCGCGGCGCGCCACCTGTTCAACGACGGGCGTACGCTGCACGGCCTGAACTTCGCCGAGCTGATCAGCGACAGCCCCGAGGCCTTGCGCCGCGCCGTGGAAGGCGGCGAGGACGCGCTGCTGACGGTGGAGATGGACGGCGGCGAGGAAACCTTCCACCTGTCGCAACGCAATTTCCGCCTGCAGGGGCGGCCGCATCGCCTGCAACTGTTCCGGCGCATGACGCGCGAACTGTCGCGGCAGGAAGTGGCAACGTGGAAGCGCGTGATACGCGTGATCAGCCACGAGCTCAACAATTCGCTGGCGCCGATTTCCTCACTCGCGCACTCCGGCGCCGAACTGGCGCGCCGTGGCGACACCGCGCGGTTGCCGGGCGTGTTCGCCACCATTGGCGAACGCGCACGTCATCTGCACGGCTTCATCGCCGGCTACGCCAGCTTCGCCAAGTTGCCGGCGCCGCAGCCCTCGTCCATCGACTGGAAGCCGTTCCTGGAGAACCTGTCGCTGCATTGCAAGTTCCAGTTGCGCGGTTCCCTGCCGGAGCAGCCGGGCTGGTTCGATGCGGCGCAGATCGAGCAGGTGCTGATCAACCTGGTGAAGAACGCGCACGAGTCGGGCGGCGCCGAAGACGAGGTATCGATCTCGCTGACCGTGGTCAGCCGCGACGTGCGCATTGAAGTAGCCGACCGCGGCCCCGGCATGAGTGAAACCGTGCTGGCGCAGGCCCTGCTGCCGTTCTATTCCACCAAGCGTTCGGGCACGGGCCTTGGCCTGGCCCTGGCGCGCGAGATCGCGGAAGCCCATGGTGGCCGCATCGCGCTCGCCAACCGGGAAGAGGGCGGCCTGCGGGTCAGCCTGCTGTTGCCGCTGGGGCCGCGCGCCGACCGCTAG
- a CDS encoding sigma-54-dependent transcriptional regulator has translation MRTVLIIDDNPAVGEALSLALSLHEIRPLTALTPEQGLAMLETERVDVVIQDMNFTADTTSGEEGIALFRDIRLRHTDLPVILLTAWTHLETAVELVKAGAADYLAKPWDDNKLLATVENLLELSESTREVTRARNERRKRREDLQRRYDLNGIVFASEAMARTLDLACQVARSDVPVLITGPNGAGKERIAAIVHANSGVKRGPFVAVNCGALPGELIEAELFGADAGAYTGANKAREGRFELADGGTLFLDEIGNLPLSGQVKLLRVLETGQFERLGSGRTRSVKVRVLSATNADLKAMIRAGTFREDLYYRLNVIEVNLPPLSERVDDILPLADFFLDGRAELTDAARDALLAYAWPGNVRELKNAIERAALLAGDGRIAPEQLNLPQVAAAGARNLDEPSRESVEAALEKAGGVVSRAAQSLGLSRQALYRRMERYGLAQA, from the coding sequence ATGCGAACCGTACTGATCATTGACGACAACCCGGCCGTGGGCGAGGCGCTTTCCCTTGCGCTCTCCCTGCATGAGATTCGCCCGCTGACCGCGCTGACGCCCGAACAGGGCCTGGCCATGCTCGAAACCGAGCGGGTGGACGTGGTGATCCAGGACATGAATTTCACCGCCGACACCACCTCGGGCGAGGAGGGCATCGCGCTGTTCCGCGATATCCGCCTGCGCCATACCGATCTGCCGGTGATCCTGCTCACCGCTTGGACGCATCTGGAAACCGCAGTGGAGCTGGTGAAGGCCGGCGCCGCCGACTATCTCGCCAAGCCGTGGGACGACAACAAGCTGTTGGCCACGGTGGAGAACCTGCTGGAGCTTTCGGAATCGACGCGCGAAGTCACCCGCGCCCGCAACGAGCGTCGCAAGCGCCGCGAAGACCTGCAGCGTCGCTACGACCTCAACGGCATTGTGTTCGCCTCCGAGGCGATGGCGCGCACGCTGGACCTGGCCTGCCAGGTCGCACGCTCTGACGTACCCGTGCTCATCACCGGCCCCAATGGCGCCGGCAAGGAGCGCATCGCCGCCATCGTGCACGCCAACTCGGGCGTGAAGCGCGGCCCCTTCGTCGCCGTGAACTGCGGCGCGCTGCCGGGCGAGCTGATCGAGGCCGAGTTGTTCGGTGCCGATGCGGGCGCCTACACCGGCGCCAACAAGGCGCGCGAAGGCCGTTTCGAACTGGCCGACGGCGGCACGCTGTTCCTCGACGAGATCGGCAACCTGCCGCTGTCGGGCCAGGTGAAGCTGCTGCGCGTGCTGGAAACCGGCCAATTCGAGCGGCTGGGTTCCGGACGCACGCGCAGCGTGAAGGTGCGCGTGCTGAGCGCGACCAATGCCGACCTGAAGGCGATGATCCGCGCGGGCACCTTCCGCGAGGATCTTTACTATCGCCTCAACGTGATCGAAGTGAACCTGCCACCGCTGTCCGAGCGCGTGGACGACATTCTGCCGCTGGCCGATTTCTTCCTCGACGGCCGCGCCGAACTCACCGACGCCGCGCGCGATGCCCTGCTGGCGTATGCCTGGCCAGGCAATGTGCGCGAGCTGAAGAACGCGATCGAGCGCGCGGCCTTGCTGGCGGGCGACGGGCGCATTGCGCCCGAGCAGCTCAACCTGCCGCAGGTGGCCGCCGCTGGCGCGCGCAATCTGGACGAACCCAGCCGGGAATCGGTTGAAGCCGCACTGGAAAAGGCGGGTGGCGTCGTGAGCCGCGCCGCGCAATCACTCGGCCTGTCGCGGCAGGCGTTGTATCGGCGCATGGAGCGTTACGGCCTGGCCCAGGCCTGA
- a CDS encoding DUF885 domain-containing protein codes for MKIGPRMLLAGVVMSAACLATAQAATTTDVPTRVKALNALLAEQWQHTLETQPEFATILGDLRYNDRWADASPAYAEREYAADKAFLQRFKAIDTTGFSEEDKLNQELMVRRLSDALKAHELKIDEMPLEQMTGVHLQLAGFISSIPFDNTKEYDDYLARLKSVPALFDQATETARLGMKNGMMPPKYVLEKVVTQIDSIGKPAGMDSLFAEPLKHFPKTVSAADQKRLHDAILAAIDQQVRPAYAKLGTFVKNDYAPHGRSEPGVWQLPNGEAIYAFQVEQMTTTKESPERIHEIGLSEVKRIEGEMTEIAKQQGFKDLASFRESLKTNPKVHATSREDILNRYRTYLAGMQPELPKLFGLLPKTKVEVMPVEAFREKEAAGAEYRQGTPDGSRPGQIFVNTGDYQNRNVLSIESTAYHEGIPGHHMQISIAQTLQGLPPFRQQAGYNAYIEGWALYAEQLGKELGFYKDPLSYYGHLSDELLRADRLVLDTGVHYKHWSRQQMVDFFHAHSSEDEPSVQAETDRYVTWPGQALAYKMGQLKILALRAHAKKELGDKFDIRAFHDEILNGGALPLDVLEARVDAWIAAVKAGKAPAHPAAA; via the coding sequence ATGAAGATCGGACCGCGAATGTTGTTGGCGGGTGTGGTGATGTCGGCGGCGTGCCTCGCCACGGCGCAGGCCGCCACGACCACGGATGTACCTACCCGCGTGAAGGCGCTCAACGCCCTGCTCGCCGAGCAGTGGCAGCACACGCTGGAAACGCAGCCGGAGTTCGCCACGATCCTGGGCGACCTTCGCTACAACGATCGCTGGGCCGACGCCTCGCCGGCCTATGCCGAGCGCGAGTACGCCGCAGACAAGGCCTTCCTGCAGCGCTTCAAGGCCATCGACACCACCGGCTTCTCGGAAGAGGACAAGCTCAACCAGGAGCTGATGGTGCGTCGCCTCTCCGATGCGCTGAAGGCGCACGAGCTGAAGATCGACGAGATGCCGCTGGAACAGATGACCGGCGTGCACTTGCAGCTGGCCGGTTTCATCAGCTCCATCCCGTTCGACAACACCAAGGAATACGACGACTACCTCGCTCGCCTGAAGTCGGTGCCGGCGCTGTTCGACCAGGCCACCGAAACCGCGCGCCTGGGCATGAAGAACGGCATGATGCCGCCGAAGTACGTGCTGGAAAAAGTGGTCACGCAGATCGACAGCATCGGCAAGCCGGCCGGCATGGACAGCCTGTTCGCCGAGCCGCTGAAGCACTTCCCCAAGACGGTGTCCGCCGCCGACCAGAAGCGCCTGCATGACGCCATCCTCGCCGCCATCGACCAGCAGGTGCGTCCGGCCTACGCCAAGCTCGGCACGTTCGTGAAGAACGACTACGCCCCGCATGGCCGCAGCGAGCCGGGCGTATGGCAGCTGCCCAACGGCGAGGCCATCTATGCCTTCCAGGTGGAGCAGATGACCACCACCAAGGAAAGCCCCGAGCGCATCCACGAGATCGGCCTGTCCGAAGTGAAGCGCATCGAAGGCGAGATGACCGAGATCGCCAAGCAGCAGGGCTTCAAGGATCTGGCCAGCTTCCGCGAGTCGCTCAAGACCAACCCGAAGGTGCACGCCACCTCGCGCGAGGACATCCTCAACCGCTATCGCACTTACCTGGCCGGCATGCAGCCGGAACTGCCGAAGCTGTTCGGCCTGCTGCCCAAGACCAAGGTGGAAGTGATGCCGGTGGAAGCCTTCCGCGAGAAGGAAGCGGCCGGCGCCGAGTACCGCCAGGGCACGCCGGACGGATCGCGTCCGGGCCAGATCTTCGTCAACACCGGCGATTACCAGAACCGCAACGTGCTGAGCATCGAGTCGACGGCCTATCACGAAGGCATCCCGGGCCATCACATGCAGATCTCCATCGCGCAGACGCTGCAGGGCCTGCCGCCGTTCCGTCAGCAGGCGGGCTACAACGCCTACATCGAAGGCTGGGCACTGTACGCCGAGCAGTTGGGCAAGGAGCTGGGCTTCTACAAGGATCCGCTCTCGTACTACGGCCATCTCTCCGATGAGCTGCTGCGCGCCGACCGCCTCGTGCTCGACACCGGCGTGCACTACAAGCATTGGAGCCGCCAGCAGATGGTCGACTTCTTCCACGCGCATTCCAGCGAGGACGAGCCGAGCGTGCAGGCCGAGACCGACCGCTACGTCACCTGGCCGGGCCAGGCGCTGGCTTACAAGATGGGTCAGCTGAAGATCCTGGCGCTGCGTGCGCACGCCAAGAAGGAACTGGGCGACAAGTTCGACATCCGCGCCTTCCACGACGAGATCCTCAACGGTGGTGCGCTGCCGCTGGACGTGCTGGAAGCCCGCGTCGATGCCTGGATCGCTGCCGTGAAGGCGGGCAAGGCACCGGCGCATCCGGCCGCTGCTTGA
- a CDS encoding ABC transporter permease, with amino-acid sequence MSLSIMLKVLRRHALMPTLVLLQVALACAILCNVLFLVWQRVQPMVAPSGLAENELVLVDQIASRVRPWTGAEVRAGQLALSRTPGIRSASAALGLPMISMMMIDYTLQSPRGVKVGVNGYFGEGLVTSLGLQLIAGRDFLPAEYRDFGVNQSSSAVPGTASPEPIIITQSLARQLFGDQPAVGQMLKVPDEPDGHGYQVIGVVRHLMRNQLSLATDGRADNTLLAAKRIGDTAMVGYAVRIDPAMREVAMRGIRDTIKREFGPLMAEDIQAKIDTYAERRHEALTSARAALWLFAGVTLAVIVVTAIGIMGLTGFWVQRRTRQIGIQRALGARRGQVMRYFMVENLLIAGAGVMVGMALAYVANGVLMHYYELPRLPWNYMPIGGVVVLLLGQLAVLAPARRAAEVPPVVATRSI; translated from the coding sequence ATGTCACTTTCGATCATGCTCAAGGTACTGCGTCGCCACGCGTTGATGCCGACGCTGGTGCTGCTGCAGGTGGCGCTGGCCTGCGCCATTCTGTGCAATGTGTTGTTTCTCGTCTGGCAGCGCGTGCAGCCCATGGTGGCGCCCAGCGGTCTGGCGGAGAACGAACTGGTGCTGGTCGACCAGATTGCCTCGCGCGTGCGGCCTTGGACGGGTGCCGAGGTGCGCGCCGGCCAGCTGGCGCTGAGCCGCACGCCCGGCATCCGGTCCGCATCGGCGGCGCTAGGCTTGCCCATGATCAGCATGATGATGATCGACTACACCTTGCAGTCGCCCCGTGGCGTCAAGGTCGGCGTGAATGGCTATTTCGGCGAAGGGCTGGTGACATCGCTGGGCCTGCAGCTGATCGCCGGGCGGGATTTCCTGCCGGCCGAGTATCGGGACTTCGGCGTCAACCAATCGTCCTCCGCGGTGCCGGGCACCGCGTCGCCCGAGCCCATCATCATCACCCAGTCGCTGGCCAGGCAGCTGTTCGGCGATCAGCCGGCAGTGGGGCAGATGCTGAAGGTGCCCGACGAACCCGACGGACATGGCTACCAGGTGATCGGCGTGGTGCGCCACCTGATGCGCAACCAGCTCTCGCTGGCAACGGACGGCCGCGCGGACAACACGTTGCTGGCGGCCAAGCGCATTGGCGACACGGCCATGGTGGGCTACGCCGTGCGCATCGATCCGGCCATGCGCGAGGTGGCCATGCGGGGCATCCGCGACACCATCAAGCGTGAATTCGGGCCGCTGATGGCCGAAGACATTCAGGCCAAGATCGACACCTACGCCGAACGCCGCCACGAAGCCCTCACCAGCGCACGCGCCGCCCTGTGGCTGTTCGCCGGCGTCACGCTCGCGGTGATCGTGGTGACGGCCATCGGCATCATGGGCCTCACCGGCTTCTGGGTGCAGCGACGCACGCGACAGATCGGCATTCAGCGGGCACTGGGCGCGCGCCGTGGGCAGGTAATGCGGTACTTCATGGTGGAAAACCTGCTGATCGCCGGCGCCGGTGTCATGGTGGGCATGGCCCTGGCGTATGTCGCCAACGGCGTGCTCATGCACTATTACGAGCTGCCGCGCCTGCCGTGGAACTACATGCCGATCGGTGGCGTGGTGGTGCTCCTGCTTGGCCAGCTGGCCGTGCTGGCGCCGGCCAGGCGGGCGGCCGAGGTGCCCCCGGTGGTGGCGACCCGGTCGATCTAG